Proteins from a genomic interval of Coccinella septempunctata chromosome 2, icCocSept1.1, whole genome shotgun sequence:
- the LOC123307762 gene encoding V-type proton ATPase subunit G: protein MASQTQGIQQLLAAEKRAAEKVSEARKRKARRLKQAKEEAQDEIEKYRKERERQFREFEAKHMGSREDVAAKIDQDTKIRVDDMNKAVVSQKEPVIREVLELVYAIKPQMHQNYRQYRQ from the exons ATGGCTAGTCAAACTCAAGGAATTCAACAACTTTTGGCAGCTGAGAAACGTGCTGCAGAGAAAGTTTCAGAAGCTAGAAAAC gaaaAGCCAGGAGATTGAAGCAGGCCAAAGAGGAAGCTCAGGATGAAATCGAGAAATATCGCAAAGAACGCGAACGTCAATTCAGGGAATTCGAAGCTAAACACATGGGCTCCCGGGAAGATGTTGCTGCCAAAATCGATCAAGATACCAAGATTCGAGTTGATGACATGAATAAAGCTGTAGTGTCTCAGAAAGAACCT GTCATTCGAGAGGTTCTGGAGCTTGTTTACGCGATCAAGCCGCAGATGCACCAGAATTACCGTCAGTATCGCCAATAA
- the LOC123307760 gene encoding protein NEDD1-like, which produces MYIASSSTSVKFHSFPEGDLVYNYQPGSKVDGPVRSISWSKDGSWLSVVPTSGLPEIISVRNHLKLIHTIVDVDEPSCTAFQNTTKKFIAFGTKNGQVLIYDVKQKKIKNRFPRASSLISHIEFTARDTHLVAGCLNGEVHLYSNLTHALSSTLKVPKSESVSALRTNPLKRNFIIGGSNEGVVVVWDSNINKHKFFVESHKAPVTGVAFSPNNPDLIISTGADRQFFCYDIISNKCIASVPVNNSMTAVDFSHDGTHFVLASQEGNISLYDSRRILEPVLVFEAHKSTIKNVAFQKQEMVNSNSSLLEDLAVSERNSKNDEEIVQNVSFGNLLPNSPESGDVPDCNKGSGSPNVVDSFMAGLGLDGGLTSKYDHSTNGDGDNWGDCNSYNKQPCENTNEEPERLSLYKRRSLSMKQASTSTPTCPQVTVSKLEPVMSPIVNHGADIKNNNEKNVPVSFDHVKELVEEAVRNEISEKFSAFTKEMKYQFSSTNAQMRRMHLDMMMAMMKDFIKMENSMNVLREDLAANSPLSDNYLLDENLRLKKQIALLEEQLSKADLDK; this is translated from the exons ATGTACATAGCATCTTCCTCAACCTCTGTCAAATTTCATTCCTTCCCCGAAGGTGACTTAGTGTACAACTACCAGCCAGGTTCCAAAGTTGATGGACCAGTTAGAAGCATTTCATGGAGTAAAGATGGGAGTTGGTTATCGGTAGTACCAACATCGGGTCTTCCAGAAATTATAAGCGTTAGGAACCACCTTAAATTAATACACACAATCGTCGACGTAGATGAGCCGTCCTGCACGGCCTTCCAAAATACAACCAAGAAGTTTATAGCATTTGGAACGAAAAATGGGCAGGTCCTAATTTACGATGTTAAACAGAAGAAGATAAAGAACAG GTTTCCCAGAGCTTCTTCCTTGATATCTCATATTGAATTCACGGCTAGGGATACTCACTTAGTGGCAGGTTGTCTTAATGGGGAAGTACATTTGTATAGCAACCTGACGCATGCATTATCGTCTACTTTGAAGGTTCCTAAGTCTGAAAGTGTAAGTGCTCTCAGAACTAATCCCTTGAAGAGGAATTTTATCATCGGTGGAAGTAACGAGGGAGTGGTGGTTGTTTGGGATAGTAACATAAATAAGCACAAGTTCTTCGTCGAGTCCCATAAAGCACCAGTGACTGGAGTCGCGTTTTCTCCTAATAATCCGGATTTGATCATATCTACAG GTGCGGATAGGCAGTTTTTCTGCTACGACATCATTTCGAACAAATGCATAGCGAGCGTACCGGTGAATAACAGCATGACTGCTGTGGATTTCTCCCACGACGGCACCCACTTCGTCCTGGCCTCTCAAGAGGGCAACATCAGTCTGTACGACTCCAGGAGAATCCTAGAACCAGTTCTTGTCTTTGAGGCTCACAAAAGCACCATAAAAAATGTCGCCTTTCAAAAGCAAGAGATGGTCAATTCTAATAGTAGCCTGTTGGAGGACCTGGCCGTTTCCGAACGAAACTCGAAAAACGACGAGGAGATCGTCCAGAACGTATCGTTCGGGAATCTCCTGCCCAACAGTCCAGAGTCGGGTGATGTGCCGGATTGTAATAAAGGGTCTGGTTCGCCCAATGTTGTGGATTCCTTCATGGCTGGTTTGGGCTTAGATGGGGGATTAACCAGCAAATATGACCATTCTACAAACGGAGATG GTGACAACTGGGGCGATTGTAATTCGTATAACAAACAGCCATGCGAAAACACAAACGAAGAACCGGAAAGACTGAGCCTATACAAAAGGAGGTCTTTGAGTATGAAACAAGCGTCCACTTCCACACCGACCTGTCCTCAAGTCACAGTATCGAAATTGGAACCCGTTATGTCGCCCATAGTGAACCACGGTGCGGATATCAAAAACAATAACGAGAAAAACGTCCCAGTATCCTTTGATCACGTTAAAGAATTGGTAGAGGAAGCCGTCAGAAATGAAATAAGCGAGAAGTTCAGTGCTTTCACcaaggaaatgaaatatcaGTTTTCCAGTACGAATGCGCAGATGAGAAGGATGCATCTGGACATGATGATGGCGATGATGAAGGATTTCATCAAGATGGAGAACAGTATGAACGTTTTGCGGGAGGATCTCGCTGCAAATTCACCTTTATCCGATAATTATTTGCTGGATGAGAATTTGAGGTTGAAAAAGCAGATTGCGCTTCTCGAAGAGCAGTTATCGAAGGCAGATTTGGATAAATAG
- the LOC123307879 gene encoding angiotensin-converting enzyme-like — protein sequence MNRSVKCGFSLIVFIVTFDFHCCTTKNILTKAEYRHEIEKWLKDIDVDFRRFNSLASRLTWELSVNPENVKYSEYGKELTLIKNRWRNAICGKEIQRDWLTGQQRRKMFLLCRGGKFTDKGIVKYIETMGELAEAYGAEICLPSTENFVDFYSRLFANVSVQLTLPQPGDCLSGEPDLEILMKRQDLNADQLRWIWHLWHNSVGPRVKKPFLEVVDVLNRAARANGYLDNGEVWREELETPNLEEVVDRLYSEIEPLYKMLHSVVRYKLYEKFGPSEIDLKGPIPIHLLGNMWGQDWSYLIGLFMPKNFKILLNERLQSKNLTMRHMVLEAEDFYASMGMPRMTRKFWKYSILQKKDNTSVCHGTAANLYNDGDFRIMMCGQPGIDDFYVIHHEMGHIEYYMAYEQQPAVFQEGTNTAFHESIGDAIMHGVMTPQHLHRISLLRDEELFDSSTDFALNLLQGLEKIAEIPFALLIDKYRWKIFSGEISRDKLNEAYWKMNRMYRGVVPPEGRGEVYFDAGAKFHIPDGTPYIRYFLSGILQMDLFKSLCEITVLGGNSRNKDEEKILPLQRCDIYGSKKAGKHLRRVMALGSSVHWSVVLNLLTGHSHLTTRPFLQYYEPVYKWLKNYVEAHNLYVGW from the exons ATGAATCGGTCGGTTAAATGCGGCTTTTCACTCATTGTTTTCATAGTGACCTTTGATTTTCATTGCTGCACTACTAAGAACATCTTGACGAAGG CGGAATATCGACACGAAATAGAGAAGTGGCTGAAAGATATAGACGTGGATTTCCGCAGGTTCAACTCCCTAGCCAGTCGTCTAACTTGGGAACTTAGCGTTAATCCGGAAAACGTCAAATATTCAGAGTACGGCAAAGAACTGACGTTGATCAAGAACAGGTGGAGAAATGCGATATGCGGAAAGGAAATTCAGAGAGACTGGTTGACGGGGCAACAACGAAGGAAAATGTTTTTGTTGTGTAGAGGTGGGAAATTCACCGATAAAGGTATTGT aaaatATATAGAAACCATGGGAGAACTAGCCGAGGCTTACGGTGCAGAAATTTGCTTACCTTCAACAGAAAATTTCGTCGATTTCTACTCGAGGTTATTTGCAAACGTTTCTGTCCAACTAACACTTCCCCAACCAGGAGATTGTTTATCTGGAGAGCCAGATTTGGAGATCCTGATGAAACGACAAGACCTCAACGCCGATCAGTTGAGATGGATTTGGCACCTCTGGCACAACTCAGTAGGACCGAGGGTTAAGAAGCCTTTTCTCGAGGTGGTGGATGTCTTAAACAGAGCAGCCAGGGCAAACG GATATCTCGACAACGGTGAAGTATGGAGAGAAGAGCTTGAAACACCGAATCTCGAAGAAGTCGTTGATCGACTATATTCAGAAATAGAACCTCTGTACAAAATGCTCCATTCGGTGGTCAGGTATAAGCTTTACGAGAAATTTGGACCATCAGAAATCGATTTGAAAGGACCAATTCCCATACACTTATTAG GAAATATGTGGGGTCAAGATTGGTCCTACCTCATCGGTCTCTTTATGCCCAAGAACTTCAAAATACTGCTGAACGAAAGGTTGCAGTCCAAAAATTTGACAATGAGACATATG GTTTTGGAAGCCGAAGATTTCTATGCGTCTATGGGGATGCCGAGGATGACTAGGAAGTTCTGGAAATATTCGATACTGCAGAAGAAGGATAACACTTCTGTTTGTCATGGAACCGCAGCCAATCTATATAATGATGGCGATTTCAG GATCATGATGTGTGGCCAGCCTGGTATAGATGATTTTTATGTGATTCATCATGAGATGGGGCATATCGAATACTACATGGCGTATGAACAACAACCGGCAGTATTCCAG GAAGGCACTAACACAGCTTTCCACGAAAGCATAGGAGACGCCATCATGCATGGAGTGATGACGCCTCAACATCTACACCGCATAAGCTTGCTCCGAGACGAAGAACTCTTTGACAGCTCAACCGATTTCGCCCTGAATCTACTGCAAGGCCTCGAGAAAATTGCGGAGATCCCGTTTGCCCTTCTGATCGACAAGTACAGATGGAAAATATTCAGCGGTGAGATTTCCAGGGATAAACTGAACGAGGcctattggaaaatgaacaggATGTACCGAGGGGTTGTTCCTCCTGAGGGTAGGGGAGAGGTTTACTTCGATGCAGGGGCAAAGTTTCATATACCGGATGGAACTCCCTATATAAg GTACTTCCTCAGCGGCATACTTCAAATGGACCTCTTCAAGAGCTTGTGTGAAATCACAGTCTTGGGTGGAAATTCAAGGAATAAAGATGAGGAAAAAATATTACCATTGCAACGCTGTGATATTTATGGTTCTAAAAAAGCTGGAAAACACTTAAG GCGTGTCATGGCGCTCGGATCTAGTGTCCATTGGAGTGTGGTGCTGAACCTGCTGACAGGTCACAGTCATCTAACAACAAGGCCTTTCCTTCAATACTACGAACCTGTATATAAATGGCTGAAAAACTATGTTGAAGCTCACAATCtctatgttggatggtga